From Nematostella vectensis chromosome 14, jaNemVect1.1, whole genome shotgun sequence, a single genomic window includes:
- the LOC116601144 gene encoding uncharacterized protein LOC116601144 — MADVLICGSEIFLIPETTFNSFPPKCFQPSSSGEIETPRSSVVTVIGDSKDFSNFPKISVVTSLADIEEVRHQIYRRPLVFKVTCGKHVPMGQKLNRKGEYLSIRDLEWWYQQHNTPWGRPYTNQTWGTGDTSMYGDLWIMPNFVMSVDTSHSTVRRKLEEGFNTAEALVIQGKKFSIEFNFNSLILEWWKRQGPARYDQLKCLTLTQATGASFTMTNHSALNHCFDCHPLWCACWPVYCVTAIPYKVWRNWVNDVSDVIIKMEGEISVARPNAIGYDLGDLHRAAAVQKTEPQEVQQR, encoded by the exons ATGGCGGACGTTTTGATTTGCGGAAGCGAAATCTTTCTTATCCCCGAGACTACATTCAACTCTTTCCCACCGAAATGCTTCCAGCCCTCGTCAAGCGGGGAAATTGAAACTCCAAGGAGCTCTGTCGTAACCGTTATCGGTGACTCGAAAGATTTTAGCAACTTCCCGAAAATCTCCGTAGTCACTTCTTTAGCTGATATCGAGGAAGTTCGTCATCAGATCTACCGGAGGCCGCTGGTTTTTAAGGTTACCTGCGGAAAACACGTCCCGATGGGGCAGAA GCTCAACAGAAAGGGCGAATATCTCAGCATCCGGGACCTTGAATGGTGGTATCAACAACACAACACCCCGTGGGGGAGACCCTACACCAACCAGACGTGGGGGACTGGGGACACCTCTATGTACGGAGACCTGTGGATCATGCCCAATTTCGTGATGAGTGTTGATACGAGTCACTCGACAGTTAGACGGAAGCTGGAGGAGGGCTTCAACACGGCTGAGGCTCTTGTTATACAAGGAAAGAAGTTCTCTATCGAG ttcAATTTCAACTCACTCATCCTAGAGTGGTGGAAGCGCCAAGGCCCCGCGCGGTACGATCAGCTCAAGTGCCTCACTCTCACCCAGGCGACTGGGGCGAGTTTCACAATGACCAACCACAGCGCTTTAAATCACTGCTTTGACTGCCATCCTTTGTGGTGTGCCTGCTGGCCAGTGTACTGCGTTACAGCAATACCATATAAGGTGTGGAGGAATTGGGTGAACGACGTCAGCGATGTCATTATTAAAATGGAGGGAGAAATCAGTGTAGCAAGGCCAAATGCTATTGGCTACGACTTGGGTGATTTGCATAGGGCTGCCGCTGTACAAAAAACCGAGCCACAAGAAGTCCAACAGAGATGA
- the LOC5510355 gene encoding PAX3- and PAX7-binding protein 1 isoform X2, with the protein MDTYFVQMFSFPNTHLGFLCFYAFLDLSPFPSKLPRNHSAKAVRKKMAAMFRKKASAKRNLRRKNFDDDEETQNDDPGEGEPMEAETFGPKIPKANIEKVTSSNSLLSFGDNEGEEESEVFKVKKSKESRRLQIKLAMEKKKKDKVEVDVNNSIEETKKVKEQGCNVALESEEEKILAAQKLEALRAELSKMSKLDDEEENSDEENESKNGALGDSGIGKHTFSIPDAATIHALKKKREMARQLGERGGDYIPLDDTKRVNVFEAKSRLVREDENDESEDEDGPINFSVGGKGHDARKKREEVRTALVRGDENEEEDDDDEETKRWEEEQIRKGVSGPQVQQEQEQKPTFTIPSQSQVLSAYEQPTQAFHSSVYPYGGGYGTESPVQVNNTSYSVPSSMPPLPQVVTMESICTRMSKRLESLQEVYRVHKLERDKTVTHLETAQESIDNMEGRGGDIERNFAFFQEMRGYVRDLIECLNEKVPVIDALEKSIHGLLRQRAERFVQRRQDDVKDQATEYLEAQMGKKISTGVVDPSKQRRAAEREGRRTRRRRQREINPAPSSYHEGMSTDDEETETDSLIFRKEAEKVISDSRTIFEDVVDEFSCISAIRARFEEWKQLRGDSYRNAYIGLCLPKLFKPFVRLELLPWNPLETRAKDLESMQWYTDLLGLGLTSQMDLDPSDDDVKVIPGIVDKTVIPKVTGLMEHVWDPLSTTQTACAVKLVEKLAVEYPTVQSKNKSTQKLFHAIIMRMRKSVSDDVYVPLYPKPLLENKTSGALAFFQRQFWSCFKLFSNLLSDLMVCPLSTFLPLLLVALQ; encoded by the exons ATGGATACGTATTTCGTTCAGATGTTTTCTTTCCCTAATACCCATCTGGGCTTCCTATGCTTTTATGCATTTCTCGACCTTAGTCCCTTCCCGTCAAAATTACCCAGAAATCATTCGGCCAAGGCGGTTCGaaaaaaaatggcggccaTGTTTCGCAAAAAAGCATCGGCCAAACGTAATTTGCGAAGAAAAAactttgatgatgatgaagaaacTCAAAATGACGATCCCGGGGAAGGAGAGCCAATGGAAGCTGAGACGTTTGGCCCCAAGATTCCTAAGGCAAACATCGAGAAAGTTACTTCGTCTAATTCGCTATTGAGCTTTGGTGACAACGAGGGAGAAGAAGAATCTGAAGTTTTTAAAGTCAAGAAATCGAAAGAGAGTAGGCGACTGCAGATAAAGCTAGCcatggaaaagaaaaagaaggatAAAGTAGAAGTTGATGTTAATAACTCCATTGAAGAAACGAAAAAAGTCAAAGAACAGGGATGCAACGTAGCTCTGGAGAGTGAGGAAGAGAAAATTCTAGCTGCCCAAAAATTAGAAGCGCTAAGAGCCGAGCTGAGTAAAATGTCTAAACTAGATGACGAGGAGGAGAACAGTGATGAGGAAAATGAAAGCAAAAATGGGGCACTAGGGGATTCTGGGATTGGGAAACATACATTTAGTATTCCAGATGCTGCAACTATTCATGCCTTGAAGAAGAAACGAGAAATGGCTAGACAACTTGGGGAAAGAGGGGGGGATTATATTCCTTTAGATGATACAAAGAGGGTTAATGTATTCGAGGCAAAATCTAGGTTAGTACGGGAGGATGAGAATGACGAGAGTGAGGATGAAGATGGGCCAATAAATTTCTCAGTTGGGGGTAAGGGACATGATGCCAGAAAAAAGCGAGAAGAGGTTCGAACAGCCTTGGTTAGAGGTGACGAGAATGAAGAAgaagatgacgatgatgaagaGACAAAGCGTTGGGAAGAGGAGCAGATTCGCAAAGGAGTTTCCGGTCCACAAGTCCAACAAGAACAGGAACAAAAACCTACATTCACTATTCCTAGTCAATCACAAGTATTATCAGCCTATGAACAACCAACACAAGCATTTCACTCTAGCGTATATCCATACGGAGGTGGATATGGCACTGAATCCCCTGTACAGGTCAATAATACCTCCTATTCCGTACCTTCATCAATGCCACCCTTACCGCAAGTTGTAACCATGGAGTCCATATGTACTCGGATGAGCAAGAGATTGGAGTCCCTTCAGGAGGTCTACCGTGTCCATAAACTCGAAAGAGATAAAACTGTCACCCATTTGGAGACTGCTCAAGAGAGTATAGACAACATGGAAGGGCGTGGTGGCGATATCGAGAGGAATTTTGCGTTTTTTCAAGAGATGAGGGGGTATGTTCGGGACTTGATTGAATGCCTTAACGAGAAG gtGCCTGTCATCGATGCTCTAGAAAAGTCAATCCATGGGCTACTGCGGCAGCGAGCTGAGCGGTTTGTCCAACGAAGACAGGATGATGTGAAGGACCAGGCGACTGAGTATCTTGAGGCACAAATGG GCAAGAAGATCAGTACTGGAGTGGTTGATCCATCTAAACAAAGGCGTGCTGCTGAAAGGGAAGGGAGGAGGACACGGCGTCGCCGGCAAAGGGAGATCAACCCAGCTCCATCAAGCTACCATGAGGGCATGTCCACAGATGACGAGGAGACAGAGACTGATAGCCTTATATTTAGGAAGGAAGCAG AAAAAGTGATCTCAGACTCAAGGACAATCTTCGAAGATGTTGTAGATGAGTTCAGCTGTATAAGTGCCATTAGAGCGAGGTTTGAGGAGTGGAAACAGTTGCGTGGAGACAGCTACAGGAATGCATACATTGGCCTTTGCCTGCCAAAGCTCTTTAAACCCTTTGTCAGGCTTGAGTTACTGCCTTGGAATCCTTTAGAG ACCAGAGCTAAAGACCTTGAGTCCATGCAGTGGTACACAGATCTCCTAGGCCTGGGGTTAACTAGTCAAATGGATCTTGACCCATCCGATGATGACGTGAAAGTGATACCAGGCATAGTCGACAAGACGGTTATCCCAAAGGTTACTG GTCTAATGGAGCATGTTTGGGACCCACTGTCCACTACGCAGACAGCATGTGCAGTGAAACTGGTGGAAAAGCTTGCTGTAGAGTACCCTACTGTTCAATCTAAGAACAAATCTACACAG AAATTATTCCATGCTATAATAATGAGGATGAGGAAGTCTGTGAGTGATGATGTCTATGTACCACTATACCCAAAGCC GCTATTAGAAAATAAAACCTCTGGGGCATTAGCATTCTTCCAGAGACAGTTTTGGTCATGCTTTAAG CTCTTCAGTAACCTTCTGTCAGATCTAATGGTCTGTCCCTTATCAACCTTTTTGCCTCTTCTATTGGTAGCTCTTCAGTAA
- the LOC116619332 gene encoding uncharacterized protein LOC116619332: MPLKPISIPRGELMACQLAVRLAKAACVQLSLSMREVIYLSDSTTALWWIRGEPRNFKPFVANRVAEILTESDPIQWHHVRTEMNIADVATRGASAGDIQAHTTWIEGPEFLRLPVHAWPIDDVQTTAQPSEKSEMRKKALRVQQEADAPLIDPAAFSTQVGALSIEELKTEELYWIKCAQRDRFTREIESLEKGQPVPRASRIANLDPQLVDGVLRVGGRIDRADIPWETKHPIILDHGQDVTRLIVTEYHQKLRHVGVEHVFNHLREGFWILRGRAEVKECTIKCPLCHRRRVQPMTQKMSDLPAVRLAGVSTPFKHVGLDYAGPFQVRVGRNRVEKRYVCLFTCLHMRAVHLETAHSLDTDSFIMALRRFRARRGNPVRIMSDNGSNFVGAERELRDALQELSQERIADELSAHGVKWDFNPPDGPWFGGAWEALVKSTKRTMRVMLGNVLTVDEVFRTVLAEAESILNSRPLVYGGKCVISY, from the exons ATGCCGTTGAAGCCGATCTCAATCCCGAGAGGGGAGCTAATGGCATGTCAGCTAGCCGTACGACTCGCCAAGGCCGCTTGTGTACAGCTCAGTTTGAGTATGCGAGAGGTGATCTACCTTTCGGACTCCACTACCGCACTGTGGTGGATTCGTGGCGAGCCGAGGAATTTCAAGCCGTTTGTCGCCAACCGTGTAGCTGAGATCTTGACAGAGAGTGACCCCATCCAGTGGCACCACGTACGAACGGAGATGAACATCGCCGATGTGGCAACAAGAGGAGCCTCCGCAGGCGACATACAAGCCCACACAACTTGGATTGAAGGACCGGAGTTCCTGAGGTTACCAGTGCACGCTTGGCCGATAGATGACGTTCAAACCACTGCACAGCCGTCGGAAAAGTCTGAGATGCGAAAGAAGGCCCTGAGAGTGCAGCAAGAAGCAGACGCCCCTTTGATCGACCCGGCTGCGTTTTCCA CCCAAGTCGGAGCACTAAGCATTGAAGAGTTGAAGACAGAGGAGCTGTACTGGATCAAGTGCGCACAGAGAGACAGGTTCACCAGAGAAATTGAGTCGTTGGAGAAGGGACAGCCAGTTCCTCGAGCAAGTCGCATTGCAAACCTCGACCCACAGCTTGTAGATGGAGTTCTCCGCGTCGGAGGGAGGATAGACCGGGCCGACATACCATGGGAAACGAAGCACCCGATAATCCTCGACCACGGACAGGACGTCACACGCCTGATAGTCACCGAGTACCATCAGAAGCTTCGCCATGTTGGAGTGGAGCATGTCTTCAACCACCTACGCGAGGGATTCTGGATACTGCGTGGGCGGGCAGAAGTGAAGGAGTGCACCATTAAGTGCCCACTGTGCCATCGCCGTCGCGTCCAGCCGATGACCCAGAAGATGAGTGACCTTCCAGCCGTTCGTCTTGCTGGTGTCAGCACGCCGTTCAAGCATGTAGGCTTAGACTACGCGGGGCCGTTTCAAGTTCGTGTTGGTCGAAATCGCGTGGAGAAGCGTTACGTGTGCCTATTTACGTGCCTGCACATGCGCGCCGTGCATCTAGAGACCGCGCATAGCCTCGATACAGATTCCTTCATTATGGCTTTGCGTCGCTTTCGCGCCCGCCGAGGTAATCCTGTTAGGATTATGAGTGACAATGGTTCGAACTTTGTAGGAGCTGAGCGAGAGTTGAGGGATGCACTCCAAGAGTTGAGTCAAGAACGAATCGCAGATGAGCTCAGTGCGCACGGTGTCAAGTGGGACTTCAATCCGCCTGATGGGCCTTGGTTCGGTGGAGCCTGGGAAGCGTTGGTGAAGTCTACCAAGCGCACGATGAGAGTGATGTTAGGAAACGTCCTTACAGTAGATGAAGTCTTCCGCACTGTTCTCGCCGAGGCAGAGTCTATACTGAACTCGCGTCCACTGGTGTACGGGGGGAAGTGTGTCATCTCCTACTGA
- the LOC5510355 gene encoding PAX3- and PAX7-binding protein 1 isoform X1 produces the protein MDTYFVQMFSFPNTHLGFLCFYAFLDLSPFPSKLPRNHSAKAVRKKMAAMFRKKASAKRNLRRKNFDDDEETQNDDPGEGEPMEAETFGPKIPKANIEKVTSSNSLLSFGDNEGEEESEVFKVKKSKESRRLQIKLAMEKKKKDKVEVDVNNSIEETKKVKEQGCNVALESEEEKILAAQKLEALRAELSKMSKLDDEEENSDEENESKNGALGDSGIGKHTFSIPDAATIHALKKKREMARQLGERGGDYIPLDDTKRVNVFEAKSRLVREDENDESEDEDGPINFSVGGKGHDARKKREEVRTALVRGDENEEEDDDDEETKRWEEEQIRKGVSGPQVQQEQEQKPTFTIPSQSQVLSAYEQPTQAFHSSVYPYGGGYGTESPVQVNNTSYSVPSSMPPLPQVVTMESICTRMSKRLESLQEVYRVHKLERDKTVTHLETAQESIDNMEGRGGDIERNFAFFQEMRGYVRDLIECLNEKVPVIDALEKSIHGLLRQRAERFVQRRQDDVKDQATEYLEAQMGKKISTGVVDPSKQRRAAEREGRRTRRRRQREINPAPSSYHEGMSTDDEETETDSLIFRKEAEKVISDSRTIFEDVVDEFSCISAIRARFEEWKQLRGDSYRNAYIGLCLPKLFKPFVRLELLPWNPLETRAKDLESMQWYTDLLGLGLTSQMDLDPSDDDVKVIPGIVDKTVIPKVTGLMEHVWDPLSTTQTACAVKLVEKLAVEYPTVQSKNKSTQKLFHAIIMRMRKSVSDDVYVPLYPKPLLENKTSGALAFFQRQFWSCFKLFSNILLWHGLVAPARLHELAIDGLLNRYLLMGLQHSFLYYDSLDKCKSIVSAVPKAWLDKDTTPAGLEAFARFLVVLGTSMQRSSAGASEGERKKARSGTKKVIQLLLQIKASEKAQLLAEEYGMSDLV, from the exons ATGGATACGTATTTCGTTCAGATGTTTTCTTTCCCTAATACCCATCTGGGCTTCCTATGCTTTTATGCATTTCTCGACCTTAGTCCCTTCCCGTCAAAATTACCCAGAAATCATTCGGCCAAGGCGGTTCGaaaaaaaatggcggccaTGTTTCGCAAAAAAGCATCGGCCAAACGTAATTTGCGAAGAAAAAactttgatgatgatgaagaaacTCAAAATGACGATCCCGGGGAAGGAGAGCCAATGGAAGCTGAGACGTTTGGCCCCAAGATTCCTAAGGCAAACATCGAGAAAGTTACTTCGTCTAATTCGCTATTGAGCTTTGGTGACAACGAGGGAGAAGAAGAATCTGAAGTTTTTAAAGTCAAGAAATCGAAAGAGAGTAGGCGACTGCAGATAAAGCTAGCcatggaaaagaaaaagaaggatAAAGTAGAAGTTGATGTTAATAACTCCATTGAAGAAACGAAAAAAGTCAAAGAACAGGGATGCAACGTAGCTCTGGAGAGTGAGGAAGAGAAAATTCTAGCTGCCCAAAAATTAGAAGCGCTAAGAGCCGAGCTGAGTAAAATGTCTAAACTAGATGACGAGGAGGAGAACAGTGATGAGGAAAATGAAAGCAAAAATGGGGCACTAGGGGATTCTGGGATTGGGAAACATACATTTAGTATTCCAGATGCTGCAACTATTCATGCCTTGAAGAAGAAACGAGAAATGGCTAGACAACTTGGGGAAAGAGGGGGGGATTATATTCCTTTAGATGATACAAAGAGGGTTAATGTATTCGAGGCAAAATCTAGGTTAGTACGGGAGGATGAGAATGACGAGAGTGAGGATGAAGATGGGCCAATAAATTTCTCAGTTGGGGGTAAGGGACATGATGCCAGAAAAAAGCGAGAAGAGGTTCGAACAGCCTTGGTTAGAGGTGACGAGAATGAAGAAgaagatgacgatgatgaagaGACAAAGCGTTGGGAAGAGGAGCAGATTCGCAAAGGAGTTTCCGGTCCACAAGTCCAACAAGAACAGGAACAAAAACCTACATTCACTATTCCTAGTCAATCACAAGTATTATCAGCCTATGAACAACCAACACAAGCATTTCACTCTAGCGTATATCCATACGGAGGTGGATATGGCACTGAATCCCCTGTACAGGTCAATAATACCTCCTATTCCGTACCTTCATCAATGCCACCCTTACCGCAAGTTGTAACCATGGAGTCCATATGTACTCGGATGAGCAAGAGATTGGAGTCCCTTCAGGAGGTCTACCGTGTCCATAAACTCGAAAGAGATAAAACTGTCACCCATTTGGAGACTGCTCAAGAGAGTATAGACAACATGGAAGGGCGTGGTGGCGATATCGAGAGGAATTTTGCGTTTTTTCAAGAGATGAGGGGGTATGTTCGGGACTTGATTGAATGCCTTAACGAGAAG gtGCCTGTCATCGATGCTCTAGAAAAGTCAATCCATGGGCTACTGCGGCAGCGAGCTGAGCGGTTTGTCCAACGAAGACAGGATGATGTGAAGGACCAGGCGACTGAGTATCTTGAGGCACAAATGG GCAAGAAGATCAGTACTGGAGTGGTTGATCCATCTAAACAAAGGCGTGCTGCTGAAAGGGAAGGGAGGAGGACACGGCGTCGCCGGCAAAGGGAGATCAACCCAGCTCCATCAAGCTACCATGAGGGCATGTCCACAGATGACGAGGAGACAGAGACTGATAGCCTTATATTTAGGAAGGAAGCAG AAAAAGTGATCTCAGACTCAAGGACAATCTTCGAAGATGTTGTAGATGAGTTCAGCTGTATAAGTGCCATTAGAGCGAGGTTTGAGGAGTGGAAACAGTTGCGTGGAGACAGCTACAGGAATGCATACATTGGCCTTTGCCTGCCAAAGCTCTTTAAACCCTTTGTCAGGCTTGAGTTACTGCCTTGGAATCCTTTAGAG ACCAGAGCTAAAGACCTTGAGTCCATGCAGTGGTACACAGATCTCCTAGGCCTGGGGTTAACTAGTCAAATGGATCTTGACCCATCCGATGATGACGTGAAAGTGATACCAGGCATAGTCGACAAGACGGTTATCCCAAAGGTTACTG GTCTAATGGAGCATGTTTGGGACCCACTGTCCACTACGCAGACAGCATGTGCAGTGAAACTGGTGGAAAAGCTTGCTGTAGAGTACCCTACTGTTCAATCTAAGAACAAATCTACACAG AAATTATTCCATGCTATAATAATGAGGATGAGGAAGTCTGTGAGTGATGATGTCTATGTACCACTATACCCAAAGCC GCTATTAGAAAATAAAACCTCTGGGGCATTAGCATTCTTCCAGAGACAGTTTTGGTCATGCTTTAAG CTCTTCAGTAACATTCTCTTATGGCATGGGCTGGTCGCACCTGCACGACTCCACGAACTGGCCATTGATGGCCTTCTCAATAGATATCTGCTGATGGGTTTACAACACTCATTCCTCTACTATGACAGCTTGGACAAGTGCAAATCG ATCGTGTCTGCTGTACCCAAGGCGTGGCTAGACAAGGACACAACTCCTGCTGGACTGGAGGCGTTTGCACGGTTCCTAGTGGTTCTAGGCACCTCAATGCAACGGTCGTCTGCGGGAGCCTCAGAGGGGGAGAGGAAAAAGGCGAG AAGTGGGACAAAGAAAGTCATTCAGCTTCTGCTACAAATCAAGGCATCCGAAAAAGCCCAATTGCTAGCTGAAGAGTATGGAATGTCAGATCTTGTATAA
- the LOC5510354 gene encoding cullin-5: MSLLLNSNKPGVQFEDKWHELKLTVNKLLKQEPVSTHEWQDLFWDVHKVCNWDEKGPHKVFHALKDEVSLFIHQVQERVLQHQDDHSLLKAYISQWAKFFTQCSYLPKPFATLESNLQGKAGGGASKRPLAESITVQKLMLDTWNEGIFSSIKNRLQSSAMKLVHAERNGEAFDSQLVIGVRESYVNLSSDASDKLMIYRENFEKAYIDATEEFYKAQASSYLQENGVQNYMRYAEMKLKEEEQRALRYLETRKGCNSVAVLTECCVNVLVGSFKETILAEGPGMIAANETKKLLLMFQLMDRVKGGVDPMIQSLESYIVTTGLNDMLAAAETITTDSEKYVEQLLALFNRFSAMVKEAFNDDPRFLTARDKAFKTVVNDTKIFKLELPSKGKGSGALSVKPQPESRCPELLANYCDMLLRKTTYSKKLTSDEIESKLKDVLLVLKYVVNKDVFMRYHKAHLTRRLILDTSADSEMEENMVEWLRDVGMPADYINKLARMFQDIKVSEDLNQEFKRTCRDKGDIADSINIKILNAGAWSRASERIPVSLPTELEDCIPEVEEFYRKNHSGRKLQWHHLMSNGVITFSNKTGKFDLEVTTFQMSVLFAWNERPLDHISYENLRLATELPDSELRKTLWSMVSIPKLKRQILTCEPAVRSPKDFTDSSMFWVNQDFALIKNGKVQKRGKVNLIGRLQLSTDKAKQEENEGIVALRILRIQEAIVKIMKMRKRITNAALQTELVEILKNMFIPQKKMIKEQTEWLIEHKYLKRDEEDINTFIYLV, from the exons atgtcTCTCCTTCTAAACTCGAACAAACCAGGCGTACAATTCGAAGATAAATGGCACGAACTAAAGCTCACAGTTAATAAGTTGCTCAAGCAAGAACCGGTTTCGACTCATGAATGGCAGGATTTGTTTTG GGATGTCCATAAAGTGTGCAATTGGGACGAGAAAGGCCCACATAAAGTATTCCATGCATTAAAGGATGAAGTTAGTCTGTTTATCCACCAAGTGCAGGAG CGTGTTTTGCAACATCAAGATGACCACTCATTGCTCAAGGCATATATATCACAATGGGCCAAATTTTTTACCCAGTGCAGTTATCTGCCGAAACCATTTGCCACACTTGAATCCAACCTACAGGGCAAGGCAGGGGGTGGAGCTAGCAAGCGGCCTCTTGCCGAAAGCATCACTGTGCAGAAG CTAATGCTTGACACATGGAATGAAGGTATATTCTCAAGCATCAAAAACAGACTGCAGTCCAGTGCTATGAAGCTAGTGCATGCTGAAAGGAATGGAGAGGCATTTGATTCCCAGCTTGTCATAGGAGTCAGGGAATCTTATG TGAATTTGAGCTCAGATGCATCAGACAAACTGATGATTTATAGAGAAAACTTTGAAAAGGCATACATTGATGCCACTGAAGAATTTTACAAAGCACAAGCATCGTCATATTTACAAGAAAATGGTGTACAGAATTACATGAGATAT GCTGAAATGAAGCTGAAAGAAGAAGAACAGAGAGCACTTAGATATTTAGAAACCAGAAAAGGCTGCAACTCAGTTGCTGTG CTTACAGAATGCTGTGTGAACGTTCTTGTGGGAAGCTTCAAAGAGACAATTTTAGCAGAGGGCCCTGGGATGATCGCTGCCAATGAGACAAAGA AGCTGCTTTTAATGTTTCAACTGATGGACCGAGTAAAAGGAGGAGTTGACCCAATGATTCAAAGCTTGGAATCATATATAGTGACAACAGGACTTAATGACATGTTAGCTGCTGCTGAGACCATAACCACT GATTCCGAGAAGTATGTAGAGCAGCTCTTGGCACTGTTCAACCGCTTCAGTGCCATGGTCAAGGAAGCGTTCAATGATGATCCGAGGTTTCTAACAGCGAGGGATAAG GCTTTCAAGACTGTAGTTAACGACACTAAGATATTCAAGCTGGAATTACCAAGCAAAGGAAAAGG TTCTGGCGCATTAAGTGTCAAGCCCCAGCCAGAGTCGCGTTGTCCTGAGCTTCTAGCTAACTATTGTGATATGCTGCTTCGTAAGACGACTTACAGCAAGAAACTCACCTCGGATGAGATTGAGTCCAAGCTCAAGGATGTG TTGTTAGTTTTAAAGTATGTTGTAAACAAAGATGTATTTATGAG GTACCACAAAGCACACCTAACAAGGCGGTTGATATTAGATACATCCGCAGATAGCGAGATGGAAGAGAACATGGTTGAATGGCTAAGG GATGTGGGTATGCCGGCTGACTATATCAATAAGTTGGCTCGCATGTTTCAAGACATTAAAGTCAGTGAAGATCTCAATCAAGAGTTTAAAAGAACTTGTAGAGACAAGGGTGACATAGCAG ATTCtataaatattaaaattcTAAATGCCGGTGCGTGGTCGAGAGCATCAGAGAGAATTCCCGTCTCGTTGCCCACAGAG CTGGAAGACTGCATACCGGAAGTAGAAGAATTCTACCGGAAGAACCACAGCGGACGTAAACTACAATGGCACCACCTGATGTCAAATGGCGTG ATCACGTTTAGCAATAAAACCGGCAAATTCGATTTGGAAGTAACCACCTTCCAAATGTCAGTGCTGTTTGCTTGGAACGAGAGACCGCTAGACCACATTTCGTACGAAAACTTGAG ACTAGCGACAGAGCTTCCAGATTCCGAACTGCGGAAAACTCTTTGG TCTATGGTATCTATACCTAAGCTAAAGCGGCAAATTCTAACGTGCGAGCCGGCAGTTCGCTCGCCCAAGGACTTCACGGATAGTTCTATGTTCTGGGTCAACCAGGATTTCGCGCTGAT TAAGAATGGCAAAGTTCAGAAACGCGGAAAAGTCAATCTGATTGGCCGGTTACAGCTTTCTACGGACAAAGCGAAACAAGAGGAGAATGAAGGGATCGTGGCACTCAGAATTCTTAGAATACAG GAGGCAATTGTGAAGATAATGAAGATGCGTAAAAGAATCACAAATGCGGCGCTACAGACAGAACTAGTAGAAATCCtgaaaaatatgtttatcCCACAGAAAAAGATGATCAAGGAACAAACCGAATGGTTAATAGAACATAAGTACCTCAAAAGAGACGAGGAAGACATCAATACCTTTATTTATCTCGTCTGA